The DNA region GGGGCGATCCACGGGACGAGCCGGCGACGGGTGGACGCCCGCCGGGACGCGACCGACCGGCTCCGGCGGGCCGCCCTCGCCATCTACGCCCAGGCCGAGCGGATCCCCGAGGCCGAGGCCCGCGAGGCCGTCGCCGCGGGGACGTGGACCGACGACCCCGTCGCCGCCGAGTTCCTCTCGGCGGAGTCGTCGGTCGCCACGACAGGCGACCAGGTCCGGTCGCTGGTCGGCCGCCGCCCGAAGCTCGCGACCGGCGCCGACCGCGTGCTGGTCGAGCTCGCCGCGCTCGCGCCCGGCGTCGACGCCGCCGACTGGGGGAGCGAGGCATCGACCGACGCCGACCGCCCCGCGACGGTCCGGACCACCGACCGGCGGCGCCGGCAGGTCGACCGGCGGACGAACCGCTGGACCGGGCTGACGGGGCTGGGTCTGCTCGCCGTCGGCGTCGGCATCTGGGCCGGCCACTCGGCCGTGCCGCCGTCGCTGATGGTCGCCGCCGCGACCGTCGTCGGCGCCGCCGGCTACGTCTACCTCTCCTCGCCGCCCCCCGTCGAGCTGGCCGTCGAGCGCGAGCTCTCGACGACCGACCCCGCGCCCGGCGAGGAAGTCACCGTGACCGTCCGCGTCACCAACGAGAGCGACGACCTGCTGCCGGACCTGCGGCTCGTCGACGGCATCCCGCCGGCAGTCCGCGTCGTCGACGGCTCCCCCCGGTTCGCAACCGCCCTGCGGGCCGGCGAGACGGTCGCGTTCTCCTACACCGTCGAGGCGGTGCGGGGCGACCACCCGTTCGACCCCGTCCAGGTGATCCTCCGCGATTTCAGCGGCGCCCTGGAGCGCGAGCGGCACGTCCAGAGCGACGACGGGACGACCCTCTCGACCGCGCTGGAGCTGAGCGCCGACGAGGAGGTCCCCGTCCACCCGCAGACCGCCCGGCGGGTCGGCCGCGTCGTCACCGACACCGGCGGCAGCGGCGTCGAACTCCACTCCGTCCGGGAGTACCAGCGCGGGGACCCCCTCTCGCGGATCGACTGGAACCGCGTCGCCCGGACCGGCGAGTTCGCCACCCTCCTCTTCCGCGAGGAGCACGCCGCGACGGTGGTCGTCCTCGTCGACGCCCGCGCCGAGGCGTACGTCGCCCCGCGGGTCGACGCCCCCTCCGCCGTCGACCACGGGATCGCGGCCGCCGACGTGGTCGTCGCCTCGCTCATCGGCGCCGGCGACTCCGTGGGCCTGGCGGCCCTCTCGCCGGAGCGGTGCTGGCTCGAACCCCGCGGCGGCGCCACGCAGGCCGCCCGCGCCCGGAGCCTGCTCGAACGCCACCCGGCCTTCGACGGCAACCGACCGGAGGGCGCCTTCTACGGCGAGTTCGCCGAGCGCCGGCTCCGGCGGGAGCTCCCCAGCGACGCCCAGCTCGTGCTCTGCTCGCCGCTCTGCGACGACGACGCCGTCGACATCGTCCGCCAGCTGCACGCCCGGGGGTTCCCGGTGACGGTCCTCAGCCCGGACGTGACCGCCAGCGGCTCGACCGGCCAGCGGCTTGCGACCGTCGAGCGGGCGATGCGGATCTCCCGGCTGCGCCGCGTCGGCGTCCGCGTCGTCGACTGGGACCCGGCGAACCCGCTGGAGACGGCCATCGACGCCGCCCAACGGCGGTGGTCGGCGTGAGCGTCGTCCGCCGCCCCGCCCGCGAGTCGGTGTGGATCGCCCTCGCGCCGGGGGTCGTCGCCGTCCTCGGCCTCGCGGTCAACCTCGGATCGTTCGTCGCCGCCGCGGCCGGCCTCGCCGTCGTCGGCTTCGGGACCGACCGGGCCTCGCGGACGCTCGTGACCGTCGGGAGCGGCCTGATCTTCGCCGGCGTCCTCGCCGCCGGCGCCCGCGGCGCGCCGCCGGCCGTCCTGCTGCTCGTCACCGCCGCGACGGTCGTCACCTGGACCACCGCCGAGCACGTCGTCGGCCTCGCCGAACACCTCGGGCGCGACGCCCCCGTCCAGCGGTCGGTGCTCGTCCACCTCGGCGGCGCGACGCTCACTACGCTGGTGGCCGGCGGGATCGCTCTGGGCGTCTTCCTGCTGTCGACCGGCACGCTCACGGCCGGGACGCTGGTCTTCCTGCTGGTCGGC from Halosimplex halophilum includes:
- a CDS encoding DUF58 domain-containing protein, with the protein product MSQDDVDRDPGSVTDQRLQQGQAMREAMEAVDTGVTGDIDFVAPSVRDNPARIGLGLVVVLAGLAAVVGVDAVPDLPFGNGVVAGISISAILTGALVLVRRTFTDYETATTADVEYRESVTVPGADFDDALAGAIHGTSRRRVDARRDATDRLRRAALAIYAQAERIPEAEAREAVAAGTWTDDPVAAEFLSAESSVATTGDQVRSLVGRRPKLATGADRVLVELAALAPGVDAADWGSEASTDADRPATVRTTDRRRRQVDRRTNRWTGLTGLGLLAVGVGIWAGHSAVPPSLMVAAATVVGAAGYVYLSSPPPVELAVERELSTTDPAPGEEVTVTVRVTNESDDLLPDLRLVDGIPPAVRVVDGSPRFATALRAGETVAFSYTVEAVRGDHPFDPVQVILRDFSGALERERHVQSDDGTTLSTALELSADEEVPVHPQTARRVGRVVTDTGGSGVELHSVREYQRGDPLSRIDWNRVARTGEFATLLFREEHAATVVVLVDARAEAYVAPRVDAPSAVDHGIAAADVVVASLIGAGDSVGLAALSPERCWLEPRGGATQAARARSLLERHPAFDGNRPEGAFYGEFAERRLRRELPSDAQLVLCSPLCDDDAVDIVRQLHARGFPVTVLSPDVTASGSTGQRLATVERAMRISRLRRVGVRVVDWDPANPLETAIDAAQRRWSA
- a CDS encoding DUF7519 family protein codes for the protein MSVVRRPARESVWIALAPGVVAVLGLAVNLGSFVAAAAGLAVVGFGTDRASRTLVTVGSGLIFAGVLAAGARGAPPAVLLLVTAATVVTWTTAEHVVGLAEHLGRDAPVQRSVLVHLGGATLTTLVAGGIALGVFLLSTGTLTAGTLVFLLVGSALLLYALEP